From a single Nicotiana tabacum cultivar K326 chromosome 8, ASM71507v2, whole genome shotgun sequence genomic region:
- the LOC107830343 gene encoding uncharacterized protein LOC107830343 has translation MSKIEEIDPHVKAYLYDIGYHRWSQVHTTVNRTWTMTSNITELLNDVTKYARELPIVELLEYMRTLLERWTKEKLLKSKGTFTYLGFKFNKELDDNRTLSHKLRVRAATDYIHTILDGVRRYIVCLENKRCSCGQFQLD, from the exons atgtcaaagattgaagagatTGACCCGCATGTTAAAGCATACTTATACGATATTGGCTACCATAGATGGTCTCAAGTACATACTACGGTGAACAGAACTTGGACTATGACATCAAACATTACAGAGTTGTTGAATGATGTAACAAAATATGCAAGAGAGCTACCAATAGTAGAACTATTAGAGTATATGAGGACTCTTCTTGAACGTTGGACGAAGGAAAAGTTATTGAAATCAAAGGGTACATTTACATACCTTGGGTTTAAATTCAACAAAGAGTTGGATGACAACAGAACATTGTCGCACAAGCTTAGA GTGAGGGCTGCAACAGACTACATCCATACAATACTAGATGGTGTGAGACGCTATATTGTTTGTCTTGAAAACAAGAGATGTAGTTGTGGGCAATTCCAGCTTGATTAA